One window of Rhizobium tropici CIAT 899 genomic DNA carries:
- the nifK gene encoding nitrogenase molybdenum-iron protein subunit beta, which translates to MPQSAEKILDHAPLFREPEYRRMLAEKKLNFECPHPDQVVADQSEFTKTWEYREKNLAREALVINPAKACQPLGAVFAAAGFERTMSFVHGSQGCVAYYRSHLSRHFKEPSSAVSSSMTEDAAVFGGLKNMVDGLANTYALYDPSMIAVSTTCMAEVIGDDLHGFIENAKSEGSVPLDFDVPFAHTPAFVGSHVDGYDGMVKGILEHFWKGRERKEPNGTINIIPGFDGFCVGNNRELKRLLNLMGVSYTLIQDASDQFDTPSDGMYRMYDGGTTIGDVKEALGAEATLSLQHYNTRKTLEYCKEFGQPTASFHYPLGVKATDELLVKISEISGKEIPSAIGLERGRLVDAMADSQAWLHGKKYAIYGDPDFVYAVARFVMETGGEPTHCLATNGTSAWESEMKALLASSPFGKDAKVWAGKDLWALRSLLFTEPVDLLIGNSYGKYLERDTGTPLIRLTFPIFDRHHHHRFPLMGYQGGLRVLTTILDTIFDKLDRETSQTGVTDYSYDLTR; encoded by the coding sequence ATGCCGCAGTCGGCGGAAAAAATTCTCGACCACGCGCCTCTGTTCCGCGAGCCGGAATACAGGCGAATGCTTGCCGAAAAGAAGCTGAATTTCGAATGTCCGCACCCGGACCAGGTCGTTGCCGATCAAAGCGAGTTCACCAAGACCTGGGAGTACAGGGAGAAAAATCTTGCCCGCGAAGCCCTCGTAATAAATCCCGCCAAAGCCTGCCAGCCGCTCGGGGCCGTCTTTGCGGCTGCGGGCTTCGAGCGGACCATGTCCTTCGTCCACGGCAGCCAGGGCTGCGTTGCCTATTACCGGTCGCACCTTTCGCGACACTTCAAGGAGCCTTCGTCGGCGGTTTCGTCCTCGATGACTGAGGACGCGGCGGTATTTGGCGGACTGAAGAACATGGTCGACGGGCTCGCCAACACCTATGCGCTCTACGACCCGTCGATGATTGCCGTCTCGACCACCTGCATGGCGGAGGTTATCGGCGACGATTTGCACGGCTTTATCGAAAACGCCAAGAGCGAAGGCTCGGTCCCCTTAGACTTCGATGTTCCTTTCGCCCACACGCCCGCCTTCGTCGGCAGCCATGTCGATGGCTATGACGGCATGGTCAAGGGCATCCTGGAGCACTTCTGGAAGGGCAGGGAGCGCAAGGAACCGAACGGCACCATCAACATCATACCCGGGTTCGACGGCTTCTGCGTCGGCAACAACCGCGAGCTCAAGCGCCTGCTGAACCTCATGGGCGTATCGTATACCCTCATCCAGGACGCATCCGACCAGTTCGATACTCCCTCGGATGGCATGTATCGCATGTATGATGGCGGCACGACGATCGGAGACGTCAAGGAAGCTCTTGGCGCCGAAGCGACACTATCGCTGCAGCACTACAACACCCGCAAGACGCTGGAATATTGCAAGGAGTTCGGACAGCCGACGGCTTCCTTCCATTATCCCCTTGGCGTTAAAGCAACCGACGAATTGCTGGTGAAAATCTCGGAGATTTCCGGCAAGGAAATCCCTTCCGCGATCGGACTGGAGCGTGGGCGCCTCGTCGACGCCATGGCGGACAGCCAAGCCTGGCTGCACGGAAAGAAATACGCGATCTACGGCGATCCAGATTTTGTCTATGCGGTGGCCCGGTTCGTGATGGAAACCGGCGGCGAGCCCACACATTGCCTCGCGACCAACGGCACATCTGCGTGGGAAAGCGAAATGAAGGCATTGCTTGCATCCTCGCCGTTCGGAAAGGATGCCAAGGTCTGGGCGGGCAAGGACCTCTGGGCACTGCGATCACTGCTTTTCACCGAACCGGTGGACCTGTTGATCGGCAATTCCTATGGCAAATATCTGGAGCGCGACACCGGCACGCCGCTGATCCGGCTGACGTTTCCGATTTTCGACCGGCACCATCATCATCGCTTCCCGCTGATGGGCTACCAAGGCGGGCTGCGTGTCTTAACGACAATCCTCGACACGATATTCGACAAACTCGACCGCGAGACGAGCCAAACAGGTGTCACGGACTATTCCTATGACCTCACACGCTAA
- the nifE gene encoding nitrogenase iron-molybdenum cofactor biosynthesis protein NifE: MNRGKDANVRKKGCSKPLTPGAAAGGCAFDGAKIVLQPITDVAHLIHAPLACEGNSWDNRGTASSGPMLWRTSFTTDLTELDVVMGHAERKLFKAIREIKETYAPPAIFVYSTCVTALIGDDIEAVCKRAAEKFGLPVVPINAPGFSGSKNLGNKLAGEALLDHVIGTVEPDDAGPYDINILGEFNLSGEFWLVKPLLDRLGIRVRACIPGDARYRDIASAHRARAAMMVCSTALINLARKMEELWDIPFFEGSFYGITDTSQSLRQIAELLVRKGADPEILERTEALIAEQEAIAWKKLAAYRSRLQGKRVLLNTGGVKAWSIAHALMEIGVEIVGTSTKKSTAEDKERIKEILKEDHRMFESMGSREMYDILAEHKADIMLSGGRTQYVALKAKTPWLDINQERHHPYAGYEGMVELVRQIDLAIHNPIWSEVREPAPWDAQPAMKEELQSTQSESETFPASQISSAPPPAASAGGEES; the protein is encoded by the coding sequence ATGAACCGCGGCAAAGATGCCAATGTCCGCAAGAAGGGTTGTTCCAAGCCGCTCACCCCCGGGGCGGCAGCCGGTGGCTGCGCGTTCGACGGCGCAAAGATCGTGCTGCAGCCGATCACCGACGTCGCGCATCTGATCCATGCTCCGCTCGCCTGCGAAGGCAATTCCTGGGATAACCGTGGTACGGCTTCGTCCGGCCCGATGCTCTGGCGCACGAGCTTCACCACCGATCTTACCGAACTCGACGTGGTGATGGGCCACGCCGAGCGGAAGCTTTTCAAAGCGATCCGCGAGATCAAGGAAACCTACGCGCCACCGGCGATCTTCGTCTATTCGACATGCGTTACGGCGCTAATCGGCGACGACATCGAAGCGGTCTGTAAGCGCGCTGCGGAAAAATTCGGCTTGCCGGTGGTGCCGATCAATGCGCCCGGCTTTTCCGGCTCCAAGAATCTTGGAAACAAGCTCGCCGGCGAGGCGCTGCTCGATCATGTCATCGGCACGGTGGAGCCCGATGATGCCGGCCCCTACGACATCAATATCCTCGGCGAATTCAATCTTTCCGGCGAGTTCTGGCTGGTAAAGCCGCTTCTTGATCGGCTTGGCATTCGCGTGCGCGCCTGCATCCCCGGTGACGCGCGTTATCGTGACATTGCCTCAGCGCATCGTGCCCGGGCAGCGATGATGGTGTGCTCGACCGCACTCATAAATCTTGCCCGCAAAATGGAGGAACTCTGGGACATTCCGTTCTTCGAAGGGTCCTTCTACGGCATTACCGACACGTCGCAATCGCTGCGGCAGATCGCTGAGCTGCTCGTCAGGAAGGGCGCCGATCCGGAGATTCTTGAGCGCACCGAGGCGCTGATCGCAGAGCAGGAGGCGATCGCCTGGAAAAAGCTCGCGGCATACCGGTCGCGGCTTCAAGGCAAGCGTGTGCTGCTTAATACCGGCGGTGTGAAGGCCTGGTCGATTGCCCACGCGCTGATGGAGATCGGCGTCGAAATCGTGGGCACCTCGACCAAGAAATCGACGGCCGAAGACAAGGAGCGCATCAAGGAAATTCTGAAGGAGGATCACCGCATGTTCGAGTCGATGGGATCGCGGGAGATGTACGACATTCTCGCAGAACACAAAGCCGACATCATGCTGTCTGGTGGGCGTACGCAATATGTCGCGCTGAAGGCAAAAACGCCCTGGCTTGATATCAACCAGGAGCGCCATCATCCCTATGCCGGCTATGAGGGCATGGTGGAGCTCGTTCGCCAGATCGATCTTGCTATCCACAACCCGATCTGGAGCGAGGTGCGGGAGCCGGCACCATGGGACGCCCAGCCCGCAATGAAGGAAGAACTGCAAAGCACGCAAAGCGAGAGCGAGACGTTCCCCGCCTCACAGATCTCGTCGGCGCCTCCGCCGGCGGCTTCCGCGGGTGGTGAGGAAAGCTGA
- the nifN gene encoding nitrogenase iron-molybdenum cofactor biosynthesis protein NifN, with the protein MACILPQTKSAAVNPLKSSQPLGAALAYLGVDGAIPLFHGSQGCTSFALVLFVRHFKEAIPLQTTAMDAVATILGGAGNLEEALLNIKTRAKPKLIGICTTALVETRGENFEGDLVNIKLERAEELAGTEVVLASTPDFDGAIEEGWAKAVTSMIEGITTPGGRPRDLKKIAILPGWHLTVADIELLRETVESFGLKPVILPDVSGSLDGTVPDDRWVPTTYGGTKVEEIRELGTCFQAVAIGEHMRTAAAALQAKTGVPYVLFEQLVGLKAIDRFMTMLAMIAGNPVPPAVRRRRAQLQDALLDGHFYFGGKRIAIAAEPDHLFQLATFFKGMGAEIVAAVSTTGTSCILQKVPADAVQVGDLSDLETMARHAGGDLIVTHSHGRQAAERLGVPLMRVGFPIFDRLGSQHKKTILYEGARNFLFEAANIFQSNCRRPSPEALNPLQDMEAKNDGRQTSFTRH; encoded by the coding sequence ATGGCCTGCATTCTCCCGCAGACCAAGTCGGCGGCGGTCAATCCGCTGAAATCGTCGCAGCCCCTCGGTGCCGCTCTAGCCTATCTTGGCGTCGATGGTGCGATACCGCTGTTCCACGGCAGCCAAGGCTGCACCAGCTTCGCGCTGGTGCTCTTCGTGCGCCATTTCAAGGAAGCCATCCCCCTGCAGACAACGGCGATGGACGCAGTGGCGACGATCCTCGGCGGCGCCGGCAATTTGGAAGAGGCGCTCCTCAATATCAAAACACGCGCTAAACCGAAGCTGATCGGGATCTGCACGACGGCGCTGGTGGAAACCCGCGGCGAGAATTTCGAGGGCGATCTTGTCAATATCAAGCTGGAGCGTGCCGAAGAGCTAGCAGGTACCGAGGTCGTGCTAGCGAGCACACCCGATTTCGACGGTGCGATCGAGGAGGGTTGGGCAAAGGCAGTCACCTCCATGATCGAAGGCATTACGACCCCAGGCGGCCGGCCCCGCGATCTGAAGAAGATTGCGATCCTCCCCGGTTGGCACCTGACGGTCGCCGATATTGAGCTTCTGCGCGAAACGGTCGAAAGCTTTGGTCTGAAGCCGGTGATCCTGCCGGACGTCTCGGGCTCGCTCGACGGCACGGTTCCTGACGACCGTTGGGTGCCGACTACCTATGGCGGCACGAAGGTCGAGGAAATCCGCGAACTCGGCACCTGCTTCCAGGCGGTTGCGATTGGCGAGCATATGCGCACGGCCGCCGCGGCCCTGCAGGCGAAGACCGGCGTGCCTTACGTCCTCTTCGAGCAGCTTGTCGGGTTAAAGGCAATCGACCGTTTCATGACGATGCTGGCCATGATCGCCGGCAATCCGGTGCCGCCCGCTGTGCGGCGGCGCCGCGCACAATTGCAGGACGCACTCCTCGACGGCCATTTTTATTTCGGCGGCAAACGTATCGCGATTGCCGCAGAGCCAGATCATCTTTTTCAACTTGCAACGTTCTTCAAGGGTATGGGCGCTGAAATAGTCGCCGCCGTTTCGACCACCGGCACAAGCTGCATTCTGCAGAAGGTGCCGGCCGACGCTGTGCAGGTCGGCGACCTTTCTGATCTCGAAACCATGGCGCGCCACGCTGGCGGTGATTTGATCGTGACCCATTCCCACGGCCGCCAGGCCGCCGAGCGGCTTGGCGTCCCGCTGATGAGGGTCGGCTTTCCGATCTTTGATCGGCTCGGCAGCCAGCATAAGAAAACCATTCTCTATGAGGGCGCGCGCAACTTCCTGTTCGAGGCCGCCAACATTTTTCAGTCGAACTGCCGCCGGCCGAGCCCCGAAGCGCTCAATCCCTTGCAAGACATGGAGGCAAAAAATGACGGCCGTCAGACGTCTTTCACTCGTCACTGA